In Streptomyces canus, one DNA window encodes the following:
- the tpiA gene encoding triose-phosphate isomerase yields the protein MSTRTPIMAGNWKMNLNHLEAIAHVQKLAFALADKDYEAVEVAVLPPFTDLRSVQTLVDGDKLKIKYGAQDLSAHDSGAYTGEISGSMLAKLKCTYVAIGHSERRQYHAETDEIVNAKVKAAYKHGLTPILCVGEELDVREAGNHVSHTLAQVEGGLKDLPAEQAESVVIAYEPVWAIGTGKVCGAEDAQEVCAAIRGKIAELYSQELADQVRIQYGGSVKAGNVAEIMAQADIDGALVGGASLDADEFVKIVRFRDQ from the coding sequence ATGAGCACGCGCACGCCGATCATGGCGGGCAACTGGAAGATGAACCTCAACCACCTCGAGGCCATCGCCCACGTCCAGAAGCTCGCCTTCGCCCTCGCGGACAAGGACTACGAGGCCGTCGAGGTCGCCGTCCTGCCGCCCTTCACCGACCTGCGCTCCGTGCAGACCCTGGTCGACGGCGACAAGCTCAAGATCAAGTACGGCGCCCAGGACCTCTCGGCGCACGACTCCGGCGCCTACACCGGCGAGATCTCCGGCTCGATGCTGGCCAAGCTGAAGTGCACGTATGTGGCGATCGGCCACTCCGAGCGCCGTCAGTACCACGCGGAGACCGACGAGATCGTCAACGCCAAGGTCAAGGCCGCCTACAAGCACGGTCTCACCCCGATCCTGTGCGTCGGCGAGGAGCTGGACGTCCGCGAGGCGGGCAACCACGTCTCCCACACCCTCGCCCAGGTCGAGGGCGGCCTCAAGGACCTCCCGGCCGAGCAGGCCGAGTCCGTCGTCATCGCCTACGAGCCGGTCTGGGCCATCGGCACCGGCAAGGTCTGCGGGGCGGAGGACGCCCAGGAGGTCTGCGCCGCCATCCGCGGCAAGATCGCCGAGCTGTACTCGCAGGAGCTGGCCGACCAGGTCCGCATCCAGTACGGCGGCTCCGTCAAGGCCGGCAATGTCGCCGAGATCATGGCGCAGGCCGACATCGACGGGGCGCTCGTGGGCGGTGCGTCCCTCGACGCCGACGAGTTCGTCAAGATCGTGCGCTTCCGGGACCAGTGA
- the secG gene encoding preprotein translocase subunit SecG — translation MGFSIALIIFSGLMMLLVLMHKGKGGGLSDMFGGGMQSSVGGSSVAERNLDRITIVVGLLWFACIIVLGLLMKTNS, via the coding sequence ATGGGGTTCTCGATCGCCCTGATCATCTTCAGCGGCCTGATGATGCTGCTGGTGCTCATGCACAAGGGCAAGGGCGGCGGCCTCTCCGACATGTTCGGTGGCGGTATGCAGTCCTCCGTCGGCGGCTCTTCGGTCGCCGAGCGCAACCTCGACCGGATCACCATCGTGGTCGGTCTGCTGTGGTTCGCGTGCATCATCGTGCTCGGTCTCCTCATGAAGACGAACAGCTGA
- a CDS encoding RNA polymerase-binding protein RbpA, translating to MASGNAIRGSRVGAGPMGEAERGESAPRLRISFWCSNGHETQPSFASDAQVPDTWDCPRCGFPAGQDRDNPPDPPRTEPYKTHLAYVRERRSDADGEAILAEALAKLRGEI from the coding sequence GTGGCAAGTGGCAACGCGATCCGAGGTAGCCGGGTCGGGGCGGGGCCGATGGGCGAAGCCGAGCGGGGCGAGTCCGCGCCCCGTCTGCGCATCTCCTTCTGGTGCTCCAACGGGCACGAGACGCAGCCCAGCTTCGCCAGCGACGCGCAGGTCCCCGATACCTGGGACTGCCCCCGCTGCGGCTTTCCCGCCGGACAGGACCGGGACAACCCGCCGGACCCGCCGCGCACCGAGCCGTACAAGACGCACCTCGCGTACGTACGGGAACGGCGCAGCGACGCCGACGGCGAGGCGATCCTCGCCGAGGCGCTCGCCAAACTGAGGGGCGAGATCTAG
- the pgi gene encoding glucose-6-phosphate isomerase, with protein sequence MNADGRTRLNRTPEWTALAEHREELGEVRLRELFAADAGRGTGYTLRVGDLYVDYSKHLVTDETLRLLRELAAATDVFGLRDAMFRGEKINTTENRAVLHTALRAPRDAVIEVDGENVVPGVHAVLDKMSDFADRVRSGEWTGHTGRRIKNIVNIGIGGSDLGPAMAYEALRGFTDRDLTVRFVSNVDGADLHEATRDLDAAETLFVIASKTFTTIETITNATSARAWLLGELKADQEAVARHFVALSTNAEKVADFGIDTANMFEFWDWVGGRYSYDSAIGLSLMIAIGPDRFREMLDGFHLVDEHFRTAPAESNVPLLLGLLGIWYGNFHDAQSHAVLPYSHYLSKFTAYLQQLDMESNGKSVDRDGNPVDWQTGPVVWGTPGTNGQHAYYQLIHQGTKLIPADFIGFARPVAELSDALRAQHDLLMANFFAQTQALAFGKTPDEVRAEGVAEELVPHKTFQGNHPTTTILARELTPSVLGQLIALYEHKVFVQGAIWNIDSFDQWGVELGKVLAKRVEPALTEGAEVPGLDASTKALVTTYRELRGRQ encoded by the coding sequence ATGAACGCAGACGGCCGTACCAGGCTCAACCGGACGCCCGAGTGGACCGCGCTGGCCGAGCACCGCGAAGAGCTCGGCGAGGTACGGCTGAGGGAGCTGTTCGCCGCCGATGCCGGACGCGGCACCGGGTACACACTGCGGGTCGGTGACCTGTACGTCGACTACTCCAAGCACCTCGTCACCGACGAGACACTGCGGCTGCTGCGCGAACTCGCCGCCGCGACCGACGTCTTCGGTCTGCGGGACGCCATGTTCCGCGGCGAGAAGATCAACACGACCGAGAACCGGGCCGTGCTGCACACCGCTCTGCGTGCCCCGCGGGACGCCGTGATCGAGGTGGACGGGGAGAACGTCGTACCGGGCGTGCACGCCGTGCTCGACAAGATGAGCGACTTCGCCGACCGGGTCCGCTCCGGCGAGTGGACCGGCCACACCGGCAGGCGCATCAAGAACATCGTCAACATCGGCATCGGCGGCTCGGATCTGGGCCCCGCGATGGCGTACGAGGCCCTGCGCGGCTTCACCGACCGCGACCTCACCGTCCGCTTTGTGTCGAACGTTGACGGCGCCGACCTGCACGAGGCCACCCGCGACCTGGACGCGGCCGAGACGCTGTTCGTCATCGCCTCGAAGACCTTCACCACCATCGAGACGATCACCAACGCCACCTCGGCACGCGCGTGGCTGCTCGGTGAGCTGAAGGCGGATCAGGAGGCGGTCGCCCGGCACTTCGTGGCGCTGTCGACGAACGCCGAGAAGGTGGCGGACTTCGGCATCGACACGGCCAACATGTTCGAGTTCTGGGACTGGGTCGGCGGTCGCTACTCCTACGACTCGGCGATCGGTCTGTCACTGATGATCGCCATCGGGCCCGACCGCTTCCGCGAGATGCTCGACGGCTTCCACCTCGTCGACGAGCACTTCCGCACCGCCCCGGCCGAGTCCAACGTACCTTTGCTCCTTGGTCTGTTGGGCATTTGGTACGGCAACTTCCACGACGCCCAGTCGCATGCCGTGCTGCCGTACAGCCACTACCTGTCGAAGTTCACCGCCTATCTCCAGCAGCTGGACATGGAGTCCAACGGCAAGTCGGTGGACCGTGACGGCAACCCCGTGGACTGGCAGACCGGGCCGGTGGTGTGGGGCACGCCGGGCACCAACGGGCAGCACGCCTACTACCAGCTCATCCACCAGGGCACGAAGCTCATCCCGGCGGACTTCATCGGCTTCGCCCGGCCGGTCGCCGAGCTGTCCGACGCCCTCAGGGCACAGCACGACCTGCTGATGGCGAACTTCTTCGCCCAGACCCAGGCGCTGGCCTTCGGCAAGACTCCGGACGAGGTGCGGGCGGAGGGGGTGGCCGAGGAGCTGGTCCCGCACAAGACGTTCCAGGGCAACCACCCGACGACGACGATCCTGGCCCGCGAGCTGACCCCGTCGGTCCTCGGCCAGCTCATCGCGCTCTACGAACACAAGGTGTTCGTCCAGGGCGCGATCTGGAACATCGACTCCTTCGACCAGTGGGGCGTCGAGCTCGGCAAGGTCCTCGCCAAGCGCGTCGAGCCGGCGCTCACCGAGGGCGCCGAGGTGCCGGGCCTGGACGCGTCGACGAAGGCCCTGGTGACGACGTACCGGGAGCTGCGCGGCCGGCAGTGA
- the pgl gene encoding 6-phosphogluconolactonase — MSTPQLVVHHDKELMAQAAAARLITKIVDAQASRGSASVVLTGGRNGNGLLAALAAAPARDAVDWGRLDLWWGDERFLPEGDPERNVTQAREALLDAVPLDLKRVHAMPASDGPFGHDVEAAAAAYAEELARAAGPENHGAVPTFDVLMLGVGPDTHVASLFPELPAVRETERTVVGVHGAPKPPPTRVTLTLPAIRAAREVWLLAAGEDKAQAAAIALSGAGEIQAPAAGARGRARTLWLLDSAAASQLPRSLYPPASS; from the coding sequence GTGAGCACCCCGCAGCTGGTCGTGCACCACGACAAGGAGCTGATGGCGCAGGCCGCCGCGGCCCGTCTGATCACGAAGATCGTGGACGCGCAGGCCTCCCGGGGCTCGGCGTCGGTGGTCCTCACGGGCGGCCGCAACGGCAACGGCCTGCTCGCCGCGCTGGCCGCGGCGCCCGCCCGGGACGCCGTCGACTGGGGCCGTCTGGACCTGTGGTGGGGCGACGAGCGCTTCCTGCCCGAGGGCGACCCGGAGCGCAATGTCACGCAGGCCCGCGAGGCCCTGCTGGACGCCGTACCGCTGGACCTGAAGCGTGTGCATGCCATGCCCGCGTCGGACGGTCCCTTCGGGCACGACGTCGAGGCCGCGGCGGCGGCCTACGCCGAGGAGCTGGCCCGTGCTGCCGGTCCCGAGAACCACGGCGCGGTCCCGACCTTCGACGTCCTGATGCTGGGCGTGGGCCCGGACACCCACGTGGCGTCCCTGTTCCCGGAGCTCCCCGCGGTACGGGAGACCGAGCGCACGGTCGTCGGCGTCCACGGCGCCCCGAAGCCACCGCCGACCCGGGTCACCCTCACGCTGCCCGCCATCCGCGCGGCGCGCGAGGTCTGGCTCCTGGCGGCCGGCGAGGACAAGGCGCAGGCCGCGGCGATCGCCCTGTCCGGCGCGGGTGAGATCCAGGCGCCGGCGGCCGGGGCCCGTGGCCGGGCCCGCACCCTGTGGCTGCTGGACTCGGCGGCGGCCTCCCAGCTGCCGAGGTCGCTGTATCCGCCGGCGTCGTCGTAA
- the opcA gene encoding glucose-6-phosphate dehydrogenase assembly protein OpcA produces MKTDLTDTTASKINKALVKGRRDIGTPAVGMVLTLVIVTDEENAYDALKAANDASREHPSRTLVVIKRVSRSPRDRTQSRLDAEVRVGADAGTGETVVLRLYGEVADHAQSVVLPLLLPDAPVVVWWPVAAPLDPAGDPLGALAQRRVTDTYSSEQPVRELTARADTYTPGDTDLSWTRITPWRSMLAAALDQVTCKVDAVEVEGEEFNPSCELLAMWLADRLDVPVKRSLSGGPGLTAVRLHTDSGPIVLDRADGSLATLSIQGQPDRAVALKRRDTAELIAEELRRLDPDDTYASALRFGVERLNPSAPFPEPAPKGEPGSDAGEPGSGDSVSAEPAATGASAEVAVKAPVEGPAKASGQEAAPSASLKPVPSGLSGKAAK; encoded by the coding sequence ATGAAGACAGACCTCACGGACACCACCGCCAGCAAGATCAACAAGGCGCTGGTCAAGGGCCGCCGGGACATCGGGACACCGGCCGTCGGCATGGTGCTCACGCTGGTCATCGTCACGGACGAGGAGAACGCCTACGACGCCCTCAAGGCCGCCAACGACGCGTCCCGCGAGCACCCCTCGCGCACGCTGGTGGTCATCAAGCGGGTGTCGAGGAGTCCTCGTGACCGCACCCAGTCCCGCCTCGACGCCGAGGTACGGGTGGGCGCCGACGCCGGCACCGGCGAAACGGTGGTGCTGCGGCTGTACGGCGAAGTCGCCGACCACGCCCAGTCGGTCGTCCTCCCGCTGCTGCTGCCGGACGCGCCGGTCGTCGTCTGGTGGCCGGTGGCCGCACCGCTCGACCCGGCCGGGGACCCGCTCGGGGCGCTCGCCCAGCGGCGGGTCACCGACACCTACTCCTCCGAGCAGCCGGTGCGCGAGCTGACGGCACGCGCCGACACCTACACCCCGGGCGACACCGACCTCTCCTGGACCCGGATCACGCCGTGGCGCTCGATGCTGGCCGCCGCGCTCGACCAGGTCACCTGCAAGGTGGACGCCGTCGAGGTGGAGGGCGAGGAGTTCAACCCGAGCTGCGAGCTGCTGGCGATGTGGCTGGCGGACCGGCTGGACGTGCCGGTGAAGCGGTCGCTGTCCGGCGGTCCGGGTCTCACGGCCGTACGCCTGCACACGGACAGCGGTCCGATCGTCCTGGACCGCGCGGACGGCTCGCTCGCCACGCTCTCCATCCAGGGCCAGCCGGACCGTGCGGTGGCGCTCAAGCGCCGGGACACCGCCGAGCTGATCGCGGAGGAACTGCGCCGGCTGGACCCGGACGACACGTACGCCTCCGCGCTGCGGTTCGGGGTGGAACGGCTGAACCCGTCGGCTCCCTTTCCGGAACCGGCCCCCAAAGGAGAACCTGGCTCCGATGCCGGAGAACCCGGCTCCGGAGATTCCGTCTCCGCGGAGCCGGCCGCAACCGGAGCCTCCGCGGAAGTCGCCGTCAAAGCCCCTGTCGAGGGCCCTGCGAAAGCTTCCGGGCAGGAAGCGGCGCCGTCGGCATCGCTGAAGCCGGTCCCCTCCGGGCTGTCCGGGAAGGCGGCGAAGTGA
- the zwf gene encoding glucose-6-phosphate dehydrogenase: protein MSSSNPLRDPADRRLPRIAGPSGLVIFGVTGDLSRKKLMPAVYDLANRGLLPPGFSLVGFARRDWENEDFAEVVHDAVKEHARTPFREEVWQQLIQGMRFVQGTFDDDDSFERLRDTIDELDKAQGTGGNFAFYLSVPPSAFPVVIQQLKKHRLADQSSGSWRRAVIEKPFGHDLKSAEELNATVEEVFAPDQVFRIDHYLGKETVQNILALRFANTMFEPIWNRSFVDHVQITMAEDIGIGGRAGYYDGIGAARDVIQNHLLQLMALTAMEEPASFDADALAAEKTKVLGAVRLPADLGTATVRGQYAAGWQGGEKAVGYLEEDGIDPRSKTDTYAAIKVEIDNRRWAGVPFYLRTGKRLGRRVTEIAVVFQRAPHSPFDTTATEELGSNAIVIRVQPDEGVTVRFGSKVPGTSMEIRDVSMDFAYGESFTESSPEAYERLILDVLLGDSNLFPRTEEVELSWKILDPIEEYWDTHGKPAQYPSGTWGPVEADEMLAREGRSWRRP, encoded by the coding sequence TTGTCGAGCAGCAACCCGCTGCGTGACCCCGCCGACCGACGGCTCCCGCGTATCGCGGGGCCGTCGGGCCTGGTCATCTTCGGCGTCACGGGCGATTTGTCACGAAAGAAGCTCATGCCCGCCGTGTACGACCTCGCGAACCGGGGTCTGCTGCCACCGGGCTTCTCGCTGGTCGGCTTCGCCCGGCGGGACTGGGAGAACGAGGACTTCGCGGAAGTCGTCCACGACGCCGTCAAGGAGCACGCCCGGACGCCGTTCCGCGAGGAGGTCTGGCAGCAGCTCATCCAGGGGATGCGCTTCGTCCAGGGCACTTTCGACGACGACGACTCGTTCGAACGGCTGCGCGACACCATCGACGAACTCGACAAGGCGCAGGGCACCGGCGGCAACTTCGCCTTCTACCTGTCCGTGCCGCCGTCGGCCTTCCCCGTGGTCATCCAGCAGCTGAAGAAGCACCGGCTGGCCGACCAGTCGAGCGGCTCCTGGCGGCGCGCGGTCATCGAGAAGCCCTTCGGCCACGACCTCAAGTCGGCCGAGGAGCTCAACGCGACCGTCGAGGAGGTCTTCGCCCCGGACCAGGTCTTCCGCATCGACCACTACCTGGGCAAGGAGACCGTCCAGAACATCCTGGCGCTGCGCTTCGCCAACACGATGTTCGAGCCGATCTGGAACCGGTCCTTCGTGGACCACGTGCAGATCACGATGGCCGAGGACATCGGCATCGGCGGCCGGGCCGGCTACTACGACGGCATCGGCGCCGCCCGTGACGTCATCCAGAACCACCTGCTCCAGCTCATGGCCCTCACCGCCATGGAGGAACCGGCCTCCTTCGACGCGGACGCGCTGGCCGCCGAGAAGACCAAGGTGCTCGGCGCCGTCCGGCTCCCCGCCGACCTGGGCACCGCCACCGTGCGCGGGCAGTACGCGGCGGGCTGGCAGGGCGGCGAGAAGGCGGTCGGCTACCTCGAAGAGGACGGCATCGACCCCCGGTCCAAGACCGACACGTACGCGGCCATCAAGGTGGAGATCGACAACCGCCGCTGGGCGGGCGTCCCGTTCTACCTGCGCACCGGCAAGCGTCTGGGCCGCCGGGTCACCGAGATCGCGGTGGTCTTCCAGCGCGCGCCGCACTCCCCCTTCGACACGACGGCCACCGAGGAGCTCGGCTCCAACGCGATCGTCATCCGCGTCCAGCCCGACGAGGGCGTCACCGTCCGCTTCGGCTCCAAGGTGCCGGGCACCTCGATGGAGATCCGGGACGTGTCCATGGACTTCGCCTACGGCGAGTCGTTCACGGAGTCCTCTCCCGAGGCGTACGAGCGCCTGATCCTCGACGTCCTGCTCGGCGACTCCAACCTCTTCCCCCGCACGGAGGAGGTCGAGCTGTCCTGGAAGATCCTCGACCCGATCGAGGAGTACTGGGACACGCACGGCAAGCCCGCCCAGTACCCCTCCGGTACCTGGGGCCCGGTCGAGGCGGACGAAATGCTCGCACGAGAGGGACGGAGCTGGCGCCGGCCATGA
- the tal gene encoding transaldolase: MTDALKRLSEEGVAIWLDDLSRKRITSGNLAELIDQQHVVGVTTNPSIFQKAISEGDGYDQQLSDLAARKVTVEEAIRMITTADVRDAADILRPVFDATGGQDGRVSIEVDPRLAHNEKATVAEAKQLAWLVDRPNTLIKIPATRAGIPAITDVIGLGISVNVTLIFSLERYREVMEAFLAGLEKAKERGLDLSKIHSVASFFVSRVDTEIDKRIDALGTDEAKAARGKAGVANARLAYQAYEEVFSGERWSKLENAGANKQRPLWASTGVKDKAYKDTLYVDELVAPNTVNTMPEATLFATEDHGQIRGNAVAGTYEQARAELDAVEKLGISYDEVVQLLEDEGVEKFEASWNDLLKSTEAELQRLAPSEG; this comes from the coding sequence ATGACAGACGCACTCAAGCGCCTCTCCGAGGAAGGCGTGGCGATCTGGCTGGACGACCTGTCGCGCAAGCGGATCACGTCCGGCAACCTCGCCGAGCTGATCGACCAGCAGCACGTCGTGGGCGTCACCACCAACCCGTCGATCTTCCAGAAGGCGATCTCCGAGGGCGACGGCTACGACCAGCAGCTGTCCGACCTCGCCGCCCGCAAGGTCACGGTCGAAGAGGCCATCCGCATGATCACCACGGCGGACGTCCGGGACGCGGCCGACATCCTGCGCCCGGTCTTCGACGCCACGGGCGGCCAGGACGGTCGCGTGTCGATCGAGGTCGACCCGCGCCTGGCGCACAACGAGAAGGCGACCGTCGCCGAGGCCAAGCAGCTCGCCTGGCTCGTCGACCGCCCCAACACCCTCATCAAGATCCCGGCCACCCGTGCGGGCATCCCGGCGATCACCGACGTCATCGGCCTCGGGATCAGCGTCAACGTCACGCTGATCTTCTCGCTGGAGCGCTACCGCGAGGTCATGGAGGCCTTCCTGGCCGGCCTGGAGAAGGCCAAGGAGCGGGGTCTCGACCTGTCGAAGATCCACTCCGTGGCGTCCTTCTTCGTGTCCCGTGTGGACACCGAGATCGACAAGCGCATCGACGCGCTCGGCACCGACGAGGCCAAGGCCGCCCGCGGCAAAGCCGGCGTCGCCAACGCGCGCCTCGCCTACCAGGCGTACGAGGAGGTCTTCTCGGGCGAGCGCTGGTCGAAGCTGGAGAACGCCGGCGCGAACAAGCAGCGTCCGCTGTGGGCCTCGACCGGCGTCAAGGACAAGGCCTACAAGGACACCCTGTACGTCGACGAGCTGGTGGCGCCGAACACGGTGAACACCATGCCGGAGGCGACCCTGTTCGCCACCGAGGACCACGGCCAGATCCGCGGCAACGCGGTCGCCGGTACGTACGAGCAGGCCCGTGCGGAACTCGACGCCGTCGAGAAGCTCGGGATCTCGTACGACGAGGTGGTGCAGCTCCTGGAGGACGAGGGCGTCGAGAAGTTCGAGGCGTCCTGGAACGACCTGCTCAAGTCGACCGAGGCGGAGCTTCAGCGCCTCGCCCCATCGGAGGGCTGA
- the tkt gene encoding transketolase, producing the protein MSTKPTTTDLEWTELDQRAVDTARVLAADAVQKVGNGHPGTAMSLAPAAYTLFQKVMRHDPADPDWVGRDRFVLSAGHSSLTLYTQLYLAGFGLELDDLKAFRTWGSKTPGHPEYGHTKGVETTTGPLGQGVANAVGMAMAARYERGLFDPEAPEGTSPFDHFVFAIAGDGCLQEGISAEASSMAGHQKLGNLVLLWDDNHISIEGDTETAVSEDTAKRYEAYGWHVQRVAPKPDGDIDPHAVYNAIEAAKKVTDKPSFIAMRSIIAWPAPNAQNTEAAHGSALGDDEVAATKRVLGFDPEQSFEVSDEVINHTRQALERGRQAKAEWEKSFQEWRNNNSERAAEFDRIAAGELPKDWESSIPVFEPGKGVATRAASGKVLQALGAVIPELWGGSADLAGSNNTTIDKNSSFLPADNPLPEADPYGRTIHFGIREHSMAAEMNGIALHGNTRIYGGTFLVFSDYMRNAVRLSALMHLPVTYVWTHDSIGLGEDGPTHQPVEHIAALRAIPGLNVVRPADANETAIAWREILKRWTKEFGKGAPHGLALTRQGVPTYEPNEDAVKGGYVLFEASTGTPEVILIATGSEVHVAVEAREQLEADGVPTRVVSMPSVEWFEEQDQGYRDSVLPPAVRARVAVEAGIGLTWHKYVGDAGRIVSLEHFGASADGKVLFQEFGFTGENVAAKARESLAAAQR; encoded by the coding sequence GTGAGCACCAAGCCGACCACCACAGACCTCGAGTGGACCGAGTTGGACCAGCGGGCCGTCGACACCGCCCGCGTCCTGGCCGCCGACGCCGTACAGAAGGTCGGCAACGGCCATCCCGGTACGGCGATGAGCCTGGCCCCCGCCGCCTACACCCTCTTCCAGAAGGTGATGCGGCACGACCCGGCCGACCCCGACTGGGTCGGCCGCGACCGCTTCGTGCTGTCCGCGGGCCACTCGTCCCTGACCCTCTACACCCAGCTGTACCTGGCCGGTTTCGGTCTGGAGCTGGACGACCTGAAGGCGTTCCGCACCTGGGGTTCGAAGACCCCGGGTCACCCGGAGTACGGCCACACCAAGGGCGTCGAGACGACCACCGGTCCGCTCGGCCAGGGTGTCGCCAACGCCGTCGGCATGGCGATGGCCGCCCGCTACGAGCGCGGTCTGTTCGACCCGGAGGCCCCCGAGGGCACCTCCCCCTTCGACCACTTCGTCTTCGCCATCGCCGGTGACGGCTGCCTCCAGGAGGGCATCTCCGCCGAGGCGTCCTCGATGGCCGGCCACCAGAAGCTCGGCAACCTCGTCCTTCTGTGGGACGACAACCACATCTCGATCGAGGGCGACACCGAGACGGCCGTCTCCGAGGACACGGCCAAGCGCTACGAGGCGTACGGCTGGCATGTGCAGCGCGTCGCCCCGAAGCCGGACGGCGACATCGACCCGCATGCCGTCTACAACGCGATCGAGGCCGCGAAGAAGGTGACGGACAAGCCGTCCTTCATCGCGATGCGCTCGATCATCGCCTGGCCCGCCCCGAACGCCCAGAACACCGAGGCCGCGCACGGCTCGGCGCTCGGCGACGACGAGGTCGCGGCGACCAAGCGGGTGCTGGGCTTCGACCCGGAGCAGTCCTTCGAGGTGTCCGACGAGGTCATCAACCACACCCGCCAGGCGCTGGAGCGCGGCCGTCAGGCGAAGGCCGAGTGGGAGAAGTCCTTCCAGGAGTGGCGCAACAACAACTCCGAGCGCGCGGCCGAGTTCGACCGCATCGCCGCGGGTGAGCTGCCCAAGGACTGGGAGTCCTCGATTCCGGTCTTCGAGCCCGGCAAGGGTGTCGCCACCCGCGCCGCGTCCGGCAAGGTCCTCCAGGCCCTCGGCGCGGTCATCCCCGAGCTGTGGGGCGGCTCCGCCGACCTCGCGGGCTCGAACAACACCACGATCGACAAGAACAGTTCGTTCCTCCCGGCGGACAACCCGCTGCCGGAGGCGGACCCGTACGGCCGCACGATCCACTTCGGCATCCGCGAGCACTCCATGGCCGCGGAGATGAACGGCATCGCGCTGCACGGCAACACCCGTATCTACGGCGGTACGTTCCTCGTCTTCTCCGACTACATGCGCAACGCCGTCCGGCTCTCGGCGTTGATGCACCTGCCGGTGACGTACGTGTGGACGCACGACTCCATCGGCCTCGGCGAGGACGGACCGACGCACCAGCCGGTCGAGCACATCGCCGCACTGCGCGCGATCCCCGGCCTGAACGTGGTCCGCCCGGCCGACGCCAACGAGACCGCGATCGCCTGGCGCGAGATCCTCAAGCGCTGGACCAAGGAGTTCGGCAAGGGTGCCCCGCACGGCCTGGCGCTGACCCGTCAGGGCGTGCCGACGTACGAGCCCAACGAGGACGCCGTCAAGGGCGGTTACGTCCTGTTCGAGGCCTCCACGGGGACTCCCGAGGTCATCCTCATCGCCACCGGTTCCGAGGTGCACGTGGCCGTCGAGGCACGCGAGCAGCTGGAGGCCGACGGGGTGCCGACGCGCGTCGTCTCCATGCCGTCCGTGGAGTGGTTCGAGGAGCAGGACCAGGGGTACCGGGACAGCGTCCTGCCGCCGGCCGTGAGGGCCCGTGTCGCGGTCGAGGCGGGTATCGGCCTTACCTGGCACAAGTACGTCGGGGACGCCGGTCGCATCGTTTCCCTGGAGCACTTCGGTGCTTCCGCGGACGGCAAGGTGCTCTTCCAGGAGTTCGGCTTCACTGGCGAGAACGTGGCCGCGAAGGCGCGGGAATCTCTCGCCGCCGCCCAGCGCTGA
- a CDS encoding heme o synthase, whose protein sequence is MCVTAVESRPAGVLGASQSPVHRPFGARVKAFVALTKPRIIELLLITTVPVMFLAQQGVPDLKLVLLTCVGGYLSAGGANALNMYIDRDIDALMDRTSQRPLVTGMVSPRECLAFGITLAVVSTLLFGLAVNWLSAWLSLGALLFYVVVYTMILKRRTSQNIVWGGIAGCLPVLIGWSSVTNSMSWAPIILFLVMFFWTPPHYWPLSMKVREDYARVGVPMLPVVASNKVVARQIVIYSWVMVAVSLLLTPLGYTGWFYTAVALLAGGFWLWEAHGLQNRAKAEVTGAKLKEMRLFHWSITYVSLLFLAVAVDPFLR, encoded by the coding sequence GTGTGCGTGACGGCCGTCGAATCCCGTCCAGCGGGTGTGCTCGGTGCGAGCCAGAGCCCGGTTCACCGGCCGTTCGGGGCCCGTGTCAAGGCGTTCGTGGCGCTGACCAAGCCTCGGATCATCGAGCTGCTGCTCATCACCACCGTTCCGGTGATGTTCCTGGCGCAGCAGGGTGTGCCGGACCTGAAGCTGGTCCTGCTCACCTGTGTCGGCGGCTACCTCTCGGCCGGCGGCGCCAACGCGCTCAACATGTACATCGACCGCGACATCGACGCGCTCATGGACCGCACCTCGCAGCGTCCACTGGTGACCGGCATGGTGTCGCCGCGCGAGTGTCTGGCCTTCGGCATCACGCTGGCGGTCGTCTCGACGCTGCTGTTCGGACTCGCCGTCAACTGGCTGAGCGCCTGGCTCTCCCTCGGCGCGCTCCTCTTCTACGTCGTCGTCTACACGATGATCCTCAAACGCCGTACCTCGCAGAACATCGTGTGGGGCGGCATCGCCGGCTGCCTCCCGGTCCTCATCGGCTGGTCGTCCGTCACGAACTCCATGTCGTGGGCGCCGATCATCCTCTTCCTGGTCATGTTCTTCTGGACGCCTCCGCACTACTGGCCGCTGTCGATGAAGGTGCGCGAGGACTACGCGCGCGTGGGCGTGCCGATGCTGCCGGTGGTCGCCTCCAACAAGGTGGTCGCCCGCCAGATCGTCATCTACAGCTGGGTGATGGTCGCGGTCTCGCTGCTGCTGACGCCGCTCGGCTACACCGGCTGGTTCTACACGGCGGTCGCGCTGCTCGCGGGCGGCTTCTGGCTGTGGGAGGCGCACGGGCTGCAGAACCGCGCCAAGGCCGAGGTGACGGGCGCGAAGCTCAAGGAGATGCGGCTGTTCCACTGGTCGATCACCTATGTGTCGCTCCTCTTCCTCGCGGTGGCGGTCGACCCCTTCCTGAGGTAA